Proteins found in one Choloepus didactylus isolate mChoDid1 chromosome 3, mChoDid1.pri, whole genome shotgun sequence genomic segment:
- the LOC119529353 gene encoding 40S ribosomal protein S24-like, which produces MNDTVTICYSWKLMTNQLLQRKQMVIDVFHPGKATVPKTEIREKQAKMCKTTPDVIFVFGFRTHFGGGKTTGFGMIYDSLDYAKKNEPKHRLARHGLHEKKKTSRKQQKEHKNRMKKVRGTAKANAGAGKK; this is translated from the coding sequence ATGAATGACACAGTAACCATCTGTTACTCATGGAAACTCATGACCAACCAACTACTTCAGCGGAAACAAATGGTCATCGATGTTTTTCACCCTGGAAAGGCAACAGTACCTAAGACAGAAATTCGGGAAAAACAAGCCAAAATGTGCAAGACCACACCAGATGTCATCTTTGTATTTGGATTCCGAACCCATTTTGGTGGTGGCAAGACAACTGGCTTTGGCATGATTTATGACTCCTTGgattatgcaaagaaaaatgaacccaaaCACAGACTTGCAAGACATGGTCTGCATGAGAAGAAAAAGACCTCcagaaaacagcaaaaggaacacaagaacagaatgaagaaagtcaGGGGGACTGCAAAGGCCAATGCTGGTGCTGGCAAAAAGTGA